One Natrinema halophilum genomic window carries:
- a CDS encoding SOS response-associated peptidase encodes MCGRYTLTVEQDDLEARFDAQFRGGDSGSGHVTGSESGSEFTPRYNMAPGQELPVITDEDPTMIRRLEWGLVPSWADDDTGGLINARAESVDEKPSFRGAYERPSGSRDPSEGPDTSSAGRCLVPADGFYEWVETEDGKRPYRVTFEDDRVFAMAGLWERWEPETTQTGLDAFGGGIDDEIEAEPLETYTILTTEPNDLVSDLHNRMAVIVDPGDEERWLSAADPQELFEPYPADGMCTAPVSMAVNNPSTDDPSILEPS; translated from the coding sequence ATGTGCGGTCGCTACACACTAACCGTCGAGCAGGACGACCTCGAGGCGCGATTCGACGCGCAGTTTCGGGGCGGTGACTCCGGATCGGGACATGTAACAGGGTCGGAGTCCGGATCTGAGTTTACACCCCGATACAACATGGCGCCCGGACAGGAGCTGCCGGTCATCACCGACGAGGACCCGACAATGATCCGCCGCCTCGAGTGGGGGCTGGTGCCGTCGTGGGCGGACGACGACACGGGCGGGCTGATCAACGCTCGAGCGGAATCCGTCGACGAGAAACCGAGTTTCCGCGGAGCATACGAACGGCCCAGCGGTTCTCGCGATCCCAGCGAGGGGCCGGACACGTCGTCGGCGGGTCGGTGTCTCGTTCCAGCAGACGGGTTTTACGAGTGGGTAGAAACGGAAGACGGAAAACGGCCCTACCGAGTCACCTTCGAGGACGACCGCGTTTTCGCCATGGCCGGCCTCTGGGAGCGATGGGAACCGGAGACGACGCAGACTGGACTCGACGCCTTCGGCGGGGGCATCGACGACGAAATAGAGGCCGAACCGCTCGAGACGTACACGATACTCACGACGGAACCGAACGACCTCGTATCGGATTTGCACAACCGGATGGCGGTCATCGTCGACCCCGGCGACGAGGAGCGCTGGCTATCGGCTGCCGATCCCCAGGAGCTATTCGAGCCGTATCCGGCCGACGGGATGTGCACCGCTCCGGTGTCGATGGCGGTGAATAATCCGTCGACCGACGATCCATCGATACTCGAGCCATCGTAA
- a CDS encoding two-component system sensor histidine kinase NtrB, which produces MNTDHERLVSKFSQTVGVERAEALVEEAAETIGLEGEDQYTPYELEDLCSVIADRYEGYIALVAQEIRVHQQAQQRFEALLERISDPVVVVEFEDNEPIVTWLNPAFQETFGYGSAAVGTSLSALIVPGDDSANGIDHWLVSSDNGQELRRKTADGDVRTFIFRPVTVTREGGRVEGYGIYVDITERKRRECMLENQTEQLEQFASVVSHDLRNPLNVAQGHLVLAREHTESSRVLDHLEAVEESHDRMSALIDSLLTLARDGQRVDDPDSVSLEHVVTAAWAHVDTGDATLRTESLEDVCIAADESRLIQLLENLVRNSVEHGSSSPTVRIGLLRKETDPVGFYVEDDGPGVPADDRDRIFTHGFSTQDSGTGFGLTIVETIADAHGWAVSLADIDDGARFDVTAVEFQP; this is translated from the coding sequence ATGAACACTGATCACGAGCGGTTGGTCTCGAAGTTCAGCCAGACGGTCGGCGTGGAGAGAGCCGAAGCGCTCGTCGAAGAGGCTGCAGAGACGATCGGTCTCGAAGGGGAAGATCAGTACACTCCCTACGAACTCGAGGATCTCTGTTCCGTGATTGCGGACCGTTACGAGGGGTATATAGCGCTCGTCGCCCAGGAAATTCGCGTCCACCAGCAGGCCCAACAGCGATTCGAGGCGTTGCTCGAGCGAATTTCGGATCCAGTCGTCGTCGTCGAATTCGAAGACAACGAACCGATCGTCACGTGGCTCAACCCGGCGTTTCAGGAGACCTTCGGGTACGGTTCGGCCGCCGTCGGAACGTCACTTTCAGCCCTCATCGTTCCGGGTGATGACAGTGCGAACGGTATCGATCACTGGTTAGTCTCGTCCGACAACGGGCAGGAGCTTCGACGGAAGACGGCTGACGGTGACGTTCGAACGTTTATATTCCGTCCCGTTACGGTTACCAGAGAAGGCGGCCGAGTCGAAGGATACGGCATTTACGTGGATATCACCGAGCGAAAACGACGAGAATGCATGCTCGAGAATCAGACCGAACAACTCGAGCAGTTCGCAAGCGTCGTCAGTCACGACCTTCGAAATCCCCTGAACGTCGCACAGGGCCATCTCGTACTCGCTCGAGAGCACACCGAGTCGTCGCGCGTCCTCGATCATCTCGAGGCCGTCGAGGAGTCACACGACCGTATGAGCGCGCTCATAGATAGCCTTCTGACACTTGCTCGTGACGGCCAGCGCGTCGACGACCCCGATTCCGTTTCCCTCGAGCACGTCGTTACCGCCGCCTGGGCGCACGTCGACACCGGCGATGCGACACTCCGGACCGAGTCGCTCGAGGACGTTTGTATCGCTGCCGACGAAAGTCGTCTCATCCAACTGCTCGAAAATCTCGTGCGAAATTCGGTCGAACACGGATCGTCGTCACCCACTGTCCGAATCGGCCTGCTTCGCAAGGAGACCGATCCAGTCGGCTTCTACGTCGAAGACGACGGGCCGGGTGTTCCGGCCGACGATCGAGATCGGATCTTCACACACGGCTTTTCGACACAAGATTCCGGGACCGGTTTCGGATTGACCATCGTCGAAACCATCGCGGACGCACACGGCTGGGCCGTCTCGCTTGCCGACATCGACGACGGTGCCCGATTCGATGTTACCGCTGTCGAGTTTCAGCCTTGA
- a CDS encoding FIST signal transduction protein, translating to METVVSTGHATDSESARAGRHAADSALAELPTDRVDFCHLFCSPEYAYEKVIDGVRSSIGSGAELLGCSAAGEFTGNIVATESVVVALVASDSLRFFTGLGTGLRTSVSNTVREAVGDLPTEVGGYPYLSAISLHDGLSGVGEQLALVAQQKLGPRVSVVGGAASDRYEQEATHVFTNDTVTDDAVAIALVASQDRLPIAVGHGHEPISEPMTVTAADGCVVSELDGRPAYEVWEAAVREHVQAEFGVEIDEVPPTGPQMLRIMGAFEFGVDQGGTYKIRWPRVEADDGTLRFAVEIPEGTVLRVMYGRPDAQIESARETVREAMAKTDDSIAGAFVYDCACREIILEDRFQDGVSAMSEELGAPLCGYETYGEMCLQMGQLSGFHNTSSVVMLLPK from the coding sequence ATGGAAACGGTCGTATCAACGGGTCACGCGACCGACAGTGAGAGCGCTCGAGCGGGAAGGCACGCAGCGGATAGCGCACTCGCCGAACTGCCGACGGACCGAGTCGACTTCTGTCATCTGTTCTGTTCGCCGGAATATGCGTACGAAAAAGTCATCGATGGGGTGCGTTCGTCGATCGGTTCCGGAGCCGAATTACTCGGTTGTTCTGCGGCCGGCGAGTTCACCGGGAACATCGTGGCCACGGAGAGCGTGGTCGTCGCCCTCGTTGCCAGCGATTCGCTTCGCTTCTTTACGGGCCTCGGAACGGGACTTCGGACCAGCGTTTCGAACACAGTGCGAGAGGCAGTCGGGGATCTTCCGACGGAAGTAGGCGGATACCCGTACCTCTCGGCAATCAGTCTCCACGACGGGCTCAGCGGCGTCGGCGAGCAACTCGCGTTAGTCGCTCAACAGAAACTCGGCCCCCGGGTGAGCGTCGTCGGCGGCGCTGCATCGGACAGATACGAGCAGGAAGCCACCCACGTTTTCACAAATGATACCGTCACCGACGACGCCGTCGCAATCGCGCTCGTCGCCTCACAGGACCGCCTCCCGATCGCCGTCGGCCACGGTCACGAACCGATCTCCGAACCGATGACAGTGACGGCAGCCGATGGCTGCGTCGTCTCCGAACTCGACGGTCGGCCGGCCTACGAGGTCTGGGAAGCCGCTGTCAGAGAGCACGTCCAGGCGGAATTCGGCGTCGAGATCGACGAGGTCCCACCGACCGGTCCGCAGATGCTTCGGATTATGGGTGCCTTCGAATTCGGCGTCGATCAGGGCGGGACGTACAAGATCCGATGGCCGAGAGTCGAGGCCGACGACGGAACGCTTCGCTTCGCCGTCGAGATCCCGGAGGGGACGGTACTGCGTGTGATGTACGGCAGGCCCGACGCACAGATCGAGTCTGCCCGCGAAACGGTCCGCGAAGCGATGGCCAAGACGGATGATTCGATCGCCGGAGCGTTCGTTTACGACTGCGCCTGTCGCGAAATCATCCTCGAGGATCGGTTTCAGGATGGCGTCTCCGCGATGAGCGAGGAACTCGGTGCGCCACTTTGCGGGTACGAAACCTACGGGGAGATGTGTCTCCAGATGGGACAACTCAGCGGCTTTCACAACACCTCGAGCGTCGTCATGCTTCTCCCGAAATGA
- a CDS encoding gluconate 2-dehydrogenase subunit 3 family protein, with the protein MELTRRDAVAALSALGVSGSLSGCVAPPGADSAVDVDRVIEGQVAAAAVVYPDEVSGTAAFVETFLERRLEDPTHAKGMEEAITELDTNAEVWYQNRFAALSVADREQVLRNVSADTADEDPSGTASERVRYYVVNDLLLALYASPTGGQLVGIENPQGFAGGLETYQRGPNV; encoded by the coding sequence ATGGAACTGACCAGACGAGACGCGGTCGCCGCGCTGTCGGCACTCGGGGTCAGCGGGTCGTTATCCGGCTGTGTCGCCCCGCCCGGTGCCGACTCGGCGGTCGACGTCGACCGGGTCATCGAGGGACAGGTAGCGGCTGCGGCGGTCGTCTACCCGGACGAGGTTTCGGGGACGGCAGCGTTCGTCGAGACATTCCTCGAACGCCGACTCGAGGATCCGACGCACGCGAAAGGGATGGAGGAAGCGATCACGGAACTGGACACCAACGCGGAGGTATGGTACCAGAACCGGTTCGCAGCCCTGTCGGTCGCGGACCGCGAGCAGGTTCTTCGGAACGTGAGCGCAGACACCGCAGACGAAGACCCATCGGGAACTGCGTCGGAGCGAGTTCGATACTACGTCGTCAACGATCTCCTGCTCGCGCTGTACGCTTCGCCGACGGGCGGCCAGCTCGTCGGAATCGAGAACCCGCAGGGATTCGCGGGCGGACTCGAGACCTATCAGCGAGGGCCGAACGTGTGA
- a CDS encoding GMC family oxidoreductase produces the protein MSGSRPPAESATLATGASADRSPVDDADVCVIGAGPAGGIVADRLVEAGQTVVLLEAGPRFDRADRLARQERAIRPFYGPQDVWDGDAERDAYSSSGGRSYPLNQARVKGVGGSTLHWQGMVMRLHEADFNSRSVRTVGTDWPIDYDELRPYYAAAERELGVAGADDNPFAAPRENPHPMPAFPPSYSDGLFAEACDELEIAMHSVPNARNSESYDGRGACAGYGTCRPVCPSGAKYDATVHVERAEGAGATVIDRAPVQRLEHDADSITAAVYATPDDERHRQEADAFVIACGGVETPRLLLLSESSHYPDGLANSSGRVGKYFMDHLFAGVNGVLDEPTRQNHVGFLTSESHQFYDDADDEYAPFKLEFFNFAGPSPVRMALSGDDWGDELLERLRRDYGNHIGVGALVEQLPREDSYVGLDPDRTDGRGNPVPDIHWTVGDRALRTIERANEIQREILAELGAEITGQIGPENTFPTFHHMGTTRMGTDPTESVVDPTLRTHDLENCWIASSSVFPTGGAMNPTLTIAALALKAADHIAETL, from the coding sequence GTGAGCGGAAGTCGGCCGCCAGCCGAATCGGCGACGCTCGCCACGGGTGCATCGGCCGATCGGTCGCCGGTCGACGACGCCGACGTCTGCGTAATCGGTGCGGGGCCCGCAGGCGGAATCGTCGCTGATCGCCTCGTCGAGGCCGGCCAGACGGTCGTACTCCTCGAGGCCGGGCCGCGATTCGATCGCGCAGATAGGCTCGCCAGACAGGAGCGGGCGATCCGCCCGTTCTATGGACCGCAGGACGTCTGGGACGGCGATGCCGAGCGGGACGCGTACTCGTCGTCTGGCGGACGGTCCTACCCGCTAAATCAGGCCCGCGTCAAGGGCGTGGGCGGATCGACGCTCCACTGGCAAGGGATGGTGATGCGGCTCCACGAGGCCGATTTCAACTCCCGAAGCGTCCGCACGGTCGGCACCGATTGGCCGATCGACTACGACGAGTTGCGCCCGTACTACGCCGCCGCGGAGCGCGAGTTGGGTGTGGCCGGTGCCGACGACAACCCCTTCGCGGCGCCACGAGAGAACCCTCATCCGATGCCGGCGTTCCCGCCCTCCTACAGCGACGGGCTGTTCGCCGAGGCCTGCGACGAACTCGAGATCGCGATGCACTCCGTTCCGAACGCACGCAATTCGGAATCGTACGACGGTCGCGGGGCCTGCGCCGGGTACGGTACCTGCCGGCCGGTCTGTCCGTCCGGCGCGAAGTACGACGCGACCGTCCACGTCGAGCGCGCCGAAGGGGCGGGAGCGACGGTGATCGACCGCGCACCGGTCCAGCGCCTCGAACACGACGCCGATTCGATCACGGCGGCCGTTTACGCCACGCCCGACGACGAGCGCCATCGACAGGAGGCCGACGCCTTCGTGATCGCCTGCGGCGGCGTCGAGACGCCGCGTCTGCTCTTGCTCTCCGAGTCGAGTCACTACCCCGACGGCCTGGCGAACTCGAGCGGACGCGTCGGAAAGTACTTCATGGACCACCTCTTCGCGGGCGTAAACGGCGTCTTAGACGAGCCCACTCGGCAGAACCACGTCGGCTTTCTCACCAGCGAGTCCCACCAGTTCTACGACGACGCCGACGACGAGTACGCGCCGTTCAAACTCGAGTTCTTCAACTTCGCCGGTCCGTCTCCGGTCAGGATGGCGCTTTCCGGCGACGACTGGGGCGACGAACTGCTCGAGCGGCTTCGACGCGACTACGGCAACCACATCGGGGTCGGCGCGCTGGTCGAGCAACTCCCTCGCGAGGACAGCTACGTCGGTCTCGACCCCGACCGCACCGACGGCCGCGGCAATCCCGTCCCCGACATTCACTGGACCGTGGGCGACCGGGCCCTCCGGACGATTGAGCGGGCGAACGAGATCCAACGGGAGATCCTCGCCGAGCTCGGCGCAGAGATCACCGGACAGATCGGCCCGGAAAACACGTTTCCCACGTTTCACCACATGGGAACGACTCGAATGGGAACCGATCCGACCGAAAGCGTCGTTGATCCCACCCTCCGGACCCACGACCTCGAAAACTGCTGGATCGCCTCGAGCAGCGTCTTCCCAACCGGCGGCGCGATGAACCCGACGCTGACCATCGCGGCGCTGGCGCTGAAGGCCGCCGATCACATAGCGGAGACACTGTAA
- a CDS encoding sodium:solute symporter family transporter, with the protein MTVAIVPLQTWGGELPVQYSSNLAIVFMVIFSLVMIGIGILAGRYQSSEEDYYVAGRSAGILVIALSVFASIQSGWGIVGFPGSAYQTGFEFIFIMGTSVILGFVVAYWLLARKMRLLGEVRNAITAPDAMYYRFEDERVRLLGAAAVFLGSMGYLASQYAALGIIGALVLPVGFYEALIVGLIVLGFYTVIGGILAAIWSDAIQGGMMIIGAFLTVFYVFTNFEGGFDGMVTTLQSQSPEMFQFTLLGGDGLASVGFLLSAIIIGLTLPGQPHAITKFYMSKRVSILKWGALISGLGYLMTSLYWWVGPLMRAAVSRGQFGGELPATDVALPMALIEYAPPVVTAFVLTSIVAAIMSTSNAFLNIGAAAIVHDFLIQYMNTDLSDSQQVLWSRVVTGGLLVGAGVIAATFPGLIFVLGAAGWAIFASVIFPGVALAYNWRGATTEGILWGGAVGLGTTVAFAYGAQYVGLTLPVGLLGGQVATVLGILVFIGVSLVTDTCSYNDVPDDIQTVLDVSRVSGQTSDGRALGADGGSRQADQER; encoded by the coding sequence ATGACCGTGGCGATCGTTCCCCTGCAGACGTGGGGCGGAGAACTGCCCGTGCAGTACAGCAGCAACCTCGCTATCGTCTTCATGGTGATCTTCTCGCTGGTGATGATCGGTATCGGCATCCTCGCCGGTCGGTATCAGTCGAGCGAAGAGGACTACTACGTCGCCGGTCGAAGCGCGGGCATCCTCGTCATCGCCCTCTCCGTGTTCGCCTCGATACAGAGCGGTTGGGGGATCGTCGGCTTCCCCGGTTCGGCCTACCAGACGGGGTTCGAATTCATCTTCATCATGGGGACGTCCGTTATTCTGGGCTTCGTGGTCGCGTACTGGTTGTTGGCCCGAAAGATGCGCCTGCTCGGCGAGGTTCGCAACGCAATCACCGCCCCGGACGCGATGTACTACCGCTTCGAGGACGAGCGGGTGCGTCTACTCGGTGCGGCGGCGGTCTTTCTGGGGTCGATGGGGTACCTCGCCTCACAGTATGCGGCACTCGGCATCATCGGCGCACTGGTGTTGCCGGTCGGCTTCTACGAGGCGCTTATCGTCGGCCTCATCGTTCTCGGCTTTTACACCGTCATCGGCGGTATCCTCGCGGCCATCTGGTCCGACGCCATCCAGGGTGGCATGATGATAATCGGCGCGTTCCTGACCGTCTTCTACGTCTTCACGAATTTCGAGGGCGGTTTCGACGGAATGGTGACGACCCTCCAGTCCCAGTCCCCCGAAATGTTTCAGTTCACGCTACTCGGCGGTGACGGACTGGCGTCGGTCGGGTTCCTGCTCTCGGCCATCATCATCGGCCTCACGTTGCCAGGCCAACCACACGCCATCACGAAGTTCTACATGTCCAAACGCGTCTCCATCCTCAAGTGGGGTGCCCTGATCTCCGGTCTCGGCTACCTGATGACCTCACTGTACTGGTGGGTCGGCCCGCTGATGCGTGCCGCAGTCTCGCGCGGGCAGTTCGGCGGTGAACTCCCGGCGACCGACGTCGCCCTGCCGATGGCGCTCATCGAGTACGCCCCGCCGGTGGTCACGGCGTTCGTGCTGACGAGTATCGTCGCGGCCATCATGTCGACGAGCAACGCCTTCCTCAACATCGGCGCGGCGGCCATCGTCCACGATTTCCTGATCCAGTACATGAACACCGATCTCTCCGACAGCCAGCAGGTGCTCTGGAGTCGCGTCGTGACGGGCGGGCTGCTCGTCGGCGCGGGCGTTATCGCCGCGACTTTCCCGGGGCTCATCTTCGTCCTCGGGGCCGCCGGCTGGGCGATCTTCGCCTCGGTCATCTTCCCGGGCGTTGCCCTGGCGTACAACTGGCGGGGCGCGACCACCGAGGGCATTCTCTGGGGCGGCGCCGTCGGTCTCGGTACGACGGTGGCGTTCGCCTACGGCGCGCAGTACGTCGGCCTCACCCTCCCCGTGGGACTGCTGGGCGGCCAGGTGGCGACGGTGCTCGGTATCCTCGTGTTCATCGGTGTCTCGCTCGTGACGGACACTTGCTCCTACAACGACGTCCCCGACGATATCCAGACTGTGTTAGACGTCTCGCGGGTTTCCGGCCAGACCAGTGATGGACGAGCTCTCGGAGCCGACGGCGGCTCACGACAGGCGGACCAGGAACGATAA
- a CDS encoding dolichyl-phosphate hexose transferase: MGTYNEEEAIGNVLSDIEDVTDGQAEVVCVDGSSDRSPEIAREHGATVVEQRPQGYGVAVRAAILEPDRPIVVTTDCDDTYPMEQLPEFLESINEGYDVVSGDRLYHGADAMPAFNRLGNHAFAALASVLMGTRVHDTTTGMRAYRREVVESIRWTENTGLSAELLIRPLMRGYDVREHPIEYRERAGETKLDPIEGGAAIAKSIVTVCLEERFG; this comes from the coding sequence ATGGGAACCTACAACGAGGAAGAAGCGATCGGCAACGTACTCTCGGACATCGAGGACGTCACCGACGGACAGGCCGAGGTCGTCTGCGTCGACGGGTCCTCGGATCGATCCCCCGAAATCGCTCGCGAACACGGCGCGACGGTCGTCGAACAACGACCGCAGGGGTACGGCGTCGCCGTTCGCGCGGCGATACTCGAGCCTGACAGGCCGATCGTCGTCACCACCGACTGCGACGACACCTATCCGATGGAACAACTCCCCGAGTTTCTCGAATCGATCAACGAGGGGTACGACGTCGTCAGCGGCGACCGGCTCTACCACGGTGCCGACGCGATGCCGGCGTTCAACCGCCTCGGAAACCACGCCTTTGCAGCGCTCGCGAGCGTACTGATGGGGACCCGCGTTCACGACACGACGACCGGGATGCGCGCCTACCGCCGCGAGGTCGTCGAATCGATCAGGTGGACGGAAAACACCGGTCTCTCCGCGGAGCTCCTGATCCGTCCGCTGATGCGAGGCTACGACGTTCGCGAACACCCGATCGAATACCGCGAACGCGCCGGCGAGACCAAACTCGACCCGATCGAGGGCGGCGCAGCGATCGCGAAATCGATCGTCACGGTCTGTCTCGAGGAGCGATTCGGGTAG
- a CDS encoding pentapeptide repeat-containing protein has protein sequence MTIERCGHVTNSSGVDEAGAVCCWRPTWERDDRCLWHTETVVPTTVYEQNPPVPGARLDGANFKGARLNATSFLEGRSLVEADFSNAVLDDADLSEADLRRATFRDVDAHGASFRDANLHDTVFVFADLRSADFRGSRLYRAGLTDVRINLETTFGERPVYETEIDREASVDGAAERVESTQWVYRELQRLYRENAFPEQANTFYLREMDFRRRDAWRTGDYRRAIRLAGSRWIMRYGTSPWRVVAASLLLILVCATLYPLTGGIQEVGTETAVTYEIEDPTETPSRVLGQAYLKSLYFSVITFATLGYGDIQPVAGMARAIAAAETLLGSLLMALLVFVLTQSVQH, from the coding sequence ATGACCATCGAGCGCTGCGGCCACGTGACGAACAGCAGCGGGGTCGACGAAGCCGGTGCGGTCTGTTGCTGGCGACCGACGTGGGAACGCGATGACCGTTGTCTCTGGCACACCGAGACTGTCGTTCCAACGACGGTTTACGAGCAGAACCCACCGGTACCGGGAGCGCGTCTCGACGGGGCGAATTTCAAGGGGGCACGGTTGAATGCGACGTCGTTTCTCGAAGGACGATCGCTCGTCGAGGCCGACTTCTCCAACGCGGTCCTCGACGACGCCGATCTCTCCGAGGCGGATCTTCGCCGAGCAACGTTTCGGGACGTCGACGCCCACGGGGCGTCGTTTCGCGACGCCAACCTACACGACACCGTGTTCGTCTTTGCCGACCTTCGAAGCGCGGATTTTCGAGGTTCGCGGCTCTATCGCGCCGGCTTGACTGATGTGCGGATCAACCTCGAGACGACGTTCGGCGAGCGCCCGGTCTACGAAACGGAGATCGATCGGGAGGCGTCGGTCGACGGCGCTGCAGAGCGTGTCGAATCCACGCAGTGGGTGTATCGAGAACTACAGCGACTCTACAGGGAGAACGCGTTTCCGGAGCAGGCCAACACGTTTTACCTGCGGGAGATGGACTTTCGCCGCCGCGACGCCTGGCGGACCGGGGACTACCGTCGAGCGATTCGGCTGGCCGGGTCGCGATGGATCATGCGCTACGGGACGAGTCCGTGGCGCGTCGTCGCCGCCTCGTTACTGCTGATTCTCGTCTGTGCGACGCTGTACCCACTGACTGGCGGCATACAGGAGGTGGGGACCGAGACCGCCGTCACGTACGAGATAGAAGACCCCACCGAGACACCGAGTCGCGTCCTCGGGCAAGCATACCTCAAGAGCCTCTACTTCAGCGTGATCACCTTCGCGACGCTTGGATACGGCGATATACAACCGGTTGCTGGGATGGCTCGCGCTATCGCTGCTGCTGAAACCCTACTCGGATCGCTCCTGATGGCGCTTCTGGTCTTCGTTCTGACACAGAGCGTTCAACACTGA
- a CDS encoding ArnT family glycosyltransferase, with translation MRRRTWRLAVAVIAFAGAIAIWLLETRTFPYLSVNHDEGVYLQQAAMLLDGQLFVRPPVEDVFRPWFFVEDGDRLYPKYAPVPAAMFALGELVGGYRLALPGVGAAILALVALVVREVFDRRTGFAAAVIVLCSPLFLIEAAVFLPYAPTAMLNLTFAFSYLRADRTDDRRWAGVAGVAIGLAFFSRPYTAVLFAAPFVVHACWTLWRDLRGALSRQIATATLGVAGVGLALAYNATVTGSPLVFPYEAFAPLDGLGFGRRQLLGPGTEYTVRLALRSNALVLTEFVTGWIAGGIFGAVVAAIGFGVAVRRGLSPRAGILAGQILTISVGNVYFWGNYNLLGDLDRAGDGLIATHGPYYHFDLLLPFAAFAAVGALALVAVARRTATRNLTPRAARVTFVAALLVSALALGGATAVNVDQKIDRNAAVTDTYERVYEPFEDGPTERSIVFLPTPYGDWLAHPFQALRNDPDFDGRTVYAMDERPFAVFDEYSDRSLYRLAYRGTWAPHDGSPRTARLQPVEHTAGSAVELNASVGVPSAAESVTVTVTTAEGSSTHVLENTATETTVRLTATDGAVQLHGTGIETAEPVRIADRDDVVLDVFADRGPGSSFSYRLEVPIRTDGETVRALTPRVERCSGIRDCGGEAAYIPEQSPDGVFIRTELAAVEE, from the coding sequence ATGAGACGTCGAACGTGGCGACTCGCCGTCGCCGTGATCGCCTTTGCCGGTGCCATCGCCATATGGCTGCTCGAGACGCGGACGTTTCCGTACCTCTCGGTGAACCACGACGAGGGGGTTTACCTCCAGCAGGCAGCGATGCTGCTGGACGGGCAGTTGTTCGTTCGTCCGCCCGTCGAGGACGTCTTCCGTCCCTGGTTCTTCGTCGAAGACGGTGATCGGCTGTACCCGAAATACGCACCCGTGCCCGCGGCGATGTTCGCGCTTGGCGAACTCGTGGGAGGGTATCGACTCGCGCTTCCTGGAGTCGGGGCTGCCATACTCGCGCTCGTCGCACTGGTGGTCCGCGAAGTGTTCGATCGGCGGACCGGATTCGCAGCGGCTGTGATCGTGCTGTGTTCGCCGCTCTTTCTGATCGAAGCGGCCGTCTTCTTGCCGTACGCGCCGACAGCGATGCTCAACCTGACGTTCGCCTTCAGCTATCTCAGAGCCGATCGGACGGACGATAGACGCTGGGCCGGAGTGGCCGGTGTGGCAATCGGGTTGGCCTTTTTTTCGCGTCCGTACACCGCGGTGCTGTTCGCCGCCCCCTTCGTCGTCCACGCGTGCTGGACGCTCTGGCGTGATCTCCGCGGGGCACTCTCCAGGCAGATTGCTACGGCCACGCTCGGGGTAGCGGGCGTCGGACTCGCGCTGGCCTACAACGCAACCGTGACCGGATCGCCGCTGGTGTTTCCCTACGAAGCGTTCGCGCCGCTGGACGGCCTCGGCTTCGGCCGCCGACAGCTTCTCGGCCCCGGAACGGAGTACACCGTGAGACTGGCGCTGCGGTCGAACGCTCTGGTTTTGACGGAATTCGTCACCGGTTGGATCGCGGGAGGAATTTTCGGCGCGGTCGTCGCCGCGATCGGGTTCGGCGTCGCCGTCCGGCGCGGTCTCTCGCCCCGTGCAGGGATCCTCGCCGGGCAGATCCTCACCATATCCGTCGGGAACGTCTACTTCTGGGGCAACTACAATCTCCTCGGCGATCTCGACCGCGCCGGCGACGGCCTCATCGCCACCCACGGCCCGTACTACCACTTCGATCTCCTGTTGCCGTTCGCCGCGTTCGCCGCTGTCGGCGCGCTGGCGCTGGTCGCAGTCGCCCGGCGAACGGCAACCCGAAATCTGACGCCGCGGGCCGCACGTGTGACGTTCGTCGCTGCGCTGCTGGTAAGCGCGCTCGCCCTAGGCGGCGCGACGGCGGTGAACGTCGACCAGAAGATCGATCGAAACGCTGCCGTTACCGATACTTACGAGCGGGTTTACGAGCCATTCGAGGACGGCCCGACCGAGAGATCGATCGTCTTCCTCCCGACGCCGTACGGCGACTGGCTGGCCCATCCGTTTCAGGCCCTTCGTAACGATCCGGATTTCGACGGCCGGACGGTGTACGCGATGGACGAGCGCCCGTTCGCCGTCTTCGACGAGTATTCCGACCGGTCGCTGTACCGGCTCGCGTATCGCGGCACCTGGGCTCCACACGATGGATCGCCGCGGACAGCTCGGCTTCAGCCGGTCGAGCACACCGCTGGTTCCGCGGTCGAATTGAACGCCAGCGTCGGTGTCCCGTCGGCGGCTGAGAGCGTTACGGTGACCGTCACAACAGCCGAAGGGAGTTCCACACACGTACTCGAGAACACCGCTACCGAAACCACCGTTCGGCTGACCGCTACCGACGGGGCGGTGCAATTGCACGGAACGGGCATCGAGACCGCCGAACCGGTCCGCATCGCAGATCGCGACGACGTCGTACTCGACGTCTTTGCCGACCGGGGGCCCGGGAGTAGTTTCAGCTACCGACTCGAGGTGCCGATCCGGACGGATGGCGAGACCGTCCGTGCGCTAACGCCCAGGGTAGAACGATGTAGCGGAATCCGCGATTGCGGTGGGGAGGCGGCCTACATCCCGGAGCAGTCTCCGGACGGGGTGTTCATCCGAACCGAACTCGCCGCCGTCGAAGAGTAG